In Phragmites australis chromosome 17, lpPhrAust1.1, whole genome shotgun sequence, the following are encoded in one genomic region:
- the LOC133897690 gene encoding uncharacterized protein LOC133897690, producing MASLMQLWNDWQIQLLVVLSFMLQIFLFFSGSLRQRSNSGFLRVIIWLAYLGADMVAVYVLGQLSRHEDFATQCNGNDMFGGAHPLAFFWTPFLLVHLGGQDTVTAFSIDDNRLWLRHLLNLVIQVVLALYVFWKSKERNHLLVPAVFMFIAGIIKYGERTLALKSASPKGLRSSTSNKTSKLPELNFGDVSYSGIFSCALHTAPGVRDVFAGRTVSQMKRNSRQPFTLVGYGRYIQDVGNMKMLEIELGMMYDDVYTKAMVLRTWTGNILRLLAQISMVVALVFFIVSDHRRYGRADIVMTYALFIGGFCLEVCSIFMMMVSPWTWAFLKARRCHRLASVSWKFLSFVWPKKRSFWSNSMGQYNLLNSCMDDWSRPKVIAKAMNAIGIERLWSNFRHSKHVKADMEMIMAFVEQRHYPIELFLTIRGETEHLRRPNLGPALERTLTMPFEYAIIQLHVFTDLFLSLHSYDPDCGPPISADEVSSLRVACEKLSNYMLYLLVANPSMLPIAGDAEDALSEFSREIKVSPCNSKKDILDELAKPGNDPLVIHLLNYAESNLSFQETLVAIRDVWMRLLFYAAGKSRAEVHAEQLGKGGELLTFVWLWMSHYSLGDVGHAIDLYVPSGRPEEQMIEGSRYSAFDFRQT from the coding sequence ATGGCGAGCTTAATGCAACTATGGAATGACTGGCAAATTCAGCTGCTGGTTGTCCTCAGCTTCATGTTGCaaatcttcctcttcttttctgGTAGCCTCAGACAACGAAGCAATAGTGGATTTCTTAGGGTTATCATTTGGTTGGCCTATCTGGGGGCAGATATGGTTGCGGTCTATGTCCTGGGCCAACTCTCCCGGCATGAAGATTTTGCTACTCAATGCAATGGAAATGACATGTTTGGAGGAGCCCATCCGCTCGCGTTCTTTTGGACGCCTTTCCTCCTCGTCCATCTTGGCGGGCAAGACACTGTCACCGCCTTCTCTATCGATGATAACAGATTGTGGCTGCGGCATTTGCTGAACCTTGTGATCCAAGTTGTTCTAGCTCTATATGTCTTCTGGAAGTCAAAAGAAAGGAACCATCTTTTAGTACCAGCCGTCTTTATGTTCATTGCTGGGATTATCAAGTATGGGGAGAGGACATTGGCACTGAAGTCTGCAAGTCCAAAGGGTCTCAGAAGCTCCACAAGCAACAAAACTAGCAAATTGCCTGAGCTGAACTTTGGAGATGTTAGCTATTCTGGCATTTTCAGTTGTGCTCTTCATACAGCGCCAGGTGTTCGAGATGTCTTTGCTGGACGAACAGTCTCCCAGATGAAACGCAATAGTCGACAGCCATTTACGCTGGTAGGTTATGGAAGGTATATACAGGATGTAGGGAATATGAAGATGTTAGAGATTGAGCTTGGCATGATGTACGATGACGTTTACACAAAGGCAATGGTGCTTCGGACATGGACGGGGAACATTCTTCGGCTCTTAGCACAAATCTCCATGGTGGTTGCACTCGTGTTCTTCATTGTAAGCGATCATAGAAGATATGGTAGAGCTGACATTGTGATGACCTATGCATTATTCATTGGAGGGTTTTGTCTAGAAGTATGTTCAATTTTCATGATGATGGTCTCACCATGGACATGGGCATTCTTGAAAGCTCGAAGGTGCCATAGGCTCGCCAGCGTGTCCTGGAAATTTCTCTCGTTTGTCTGGCCAAAGAAGAGGTCATTCTGGTCGAACTCTATGGGGCAATACAACCTTTTGAACTCATGCATGGATGACTGGTCGAGGCCTAAAGTAATTGCGAAGGCGATGAATGCAATCGGCATTGAAAGGCTCTGGAGCAACTTCCGACACAGCAAGCATGTCAAGGCCGACATGGAGATGATCATGGCATTTGTGGAACAGCGCCATTACCCAATCGAGTTGTTCCTGACCATCAGAGGGGAGACAGAGCATCTGCGCAGGCCCAATCTCGGTCCAGCATTGGAACGTACACTGACCATGCCCTTTGAGTATGCCATTATTCAGTTACATGTATTCACAGACTTGTTCTTGAGCTTACATTCATATGATCCAGACTGTGGCCCTCCAATCAGCGCAGATGAGGTGTCATCACTTAGGGTTGCCTGTGAAAAGTTGTCTAACTACATGCTCTACCTCCTCGTCGCAAATCCATCCATGTTGCCCATCGCCGGTGATGCTGAAGATGCACTATCAGAATTCTCCAGGGAGATCAAGGTCAGCCCCTGCAACAGCAAGAAAGATATCCTGGATGAACTAGCTAAGCCAGGAAATGATCCACTCGTGATACATCTGCTGAATTACGCAGAATCCAATCTGTCATTCCAGGAAACTTTGGTCGCGATCAGGGATGTGTGGATGAGGCTGCTCTTCTACGCCGCTGGCAAATCACGCGCCGAAGTGCACGCAGAGCAGCTGGGCAAAGGAGGCGAACTTCTCACCTTTGTTTGGTTATGGATGTCCCATTACTCCCTGGGCGATGTTGGCCATGCTATCGACCTCTATGTACCATCAGGTCGCCCGGAGGAGCAGATGATCGAGGGATCTCGTTATTCCGCCTTTGATTTTCGGCAAACATGA